A genomic window from Vanessa cardui chromosome Z, ilVanCard2.1, whole genome shotgun sequence includes:
- the LOC124543315 gene encoding BPTI/Kunitz domain-containing protein-like, whose translation MTCREHLKLFVLVIIIYILLITYIKCHRKPKRYKFLTTQNPNEKKICLKYDQTIKARHKTCFLRPDTGPCRADILQWYYDVRQAKCYRFFWGGCQGNGNRFDTKLDCENYCHLNKTNSHGEIPQFCSLAFDYGSCFGYFNRWAWDSLTKTCRRRMYSGCGGNQNNFQTRLECISTCLNPPNNTFGRSHIFTTCIPIVIDELH comes from the exons atgaCATGTAGAGaacatttaaagttatttgttttagttatcattatttatatactactaATCACATACATAAAATGTCATAGAAAGCCAAAACGTTATAAGTTCCTTACAACACAAAatccaaatgaaaaaaaaatttgcttaaaatatgATCAAACTATAAAAG CTCGTCACAAAACATGTTTTCTTCGTCCTGATACAGGGCCTTGTAGAGCTGATATTCTGCAATGGTATTATGATGTACGTCAAGCAAAATGTTACCGTTTCTTTTGGGGGGGCTGTCAAGGTAACGGTAACAGATTTGACACCAAACTAGATTGTGAAAATTATTGccatttgaataaaacaaattctcATG GTGAAATTCCACAATTTTGTTCATTAGCATTTGATTATGGAAGCTGTTTTGGATACTTTAATCGATGGGCTTGGGATTCCTTGACTAA AACCTGTAGAAGACGGATGTATTCAGGATGCGGAGGAAACCAAAACAACTTCCAGACTCGACTTGAATGTATTTCTACTTGTTTAAATCCTCCTAACAATACCTTCGGAAGAAGTCATATATTTACAACTTGTATTCCCATAGTTATTGATGaacttcattaa
- the LOC124543313 gene encoding SPARC-related modular calcium-binding protein 1 isoform X1 — protein MIINDLVVYIICINYIYYVTGAGTEEKTITQSSEACYHRVAACEANTGNNRPVCGTDGRNYPSKCHLMKAQCNGDTVTIAHRGPCSEGQSSCLTVLRYALNAQGGRRAAFVPRCRADGTYAAVQCAAAGAAAGCWCVTPDGKPLPDTSVRNGRPDCTRTGKSQTKRRSSVRGQRNKRSCTRIDRAQFNGNLIKIFSGEYDRARSDQGPAADPRTVADWKFKELDRDRGGTLQKSEYRGLRRLIKKVVKPKRCARAWTRGCDADGDSEIARSEWTACLLANPEPPAPDFSLRFFMSLNADDDSGPEPEPDYNEEEPPPDPSSVLPGIMRNSFAPDGSAAREDEANDCLTDRQAVLDEQKAGSAVLYVPECMGDGRYARAQCYRSTGYCWCVHQDTGKPIPGSSVKDKKPDCDAAPQHASPMRGCPEPMKTNFLRDLLGFFTSKMTTSINGTGPGEMVKWGASKEEQAATWTYVMLDKDKNKALERREWKAFHQLISNVEPLRRCGRKLPRYCDVNHDSKISITEWMACLEVNQVSHGHTTEATKVPSNPRRKGPNPLESILKADD, from the exons ATGATTATCAATGATTtagttgtttatataatttgtattaattatatttattatgttaccgGCGCTGGCACGGAGGAgaag acAATTACCCAGAGCAGCGAAGCTTGTTATCATAGAGTTGCTGCATGTGAAGCGAACACCGGCAATAATCGGCCCGTCTGTGGAACGGACGGCCGAAATTACCCCTCTAAATGTCACCTTATGAAAGCTCAATGTAATGGAGACACGGTAACAATAGCACATAGAGGACCTTGTTCAG AGGGACAATCTTCGTGTTTAACGGTGTTACGGTACGCGTTAAACGCCCAAGGAGGACGTCGGGCGGCGTTCGTGCCGCGGTGCCGCGCCGACGGCACGTACGCGGCGGTGCAGTGCGCTGCCGCCGGCGCCGCTGCCGGCTGCTGGTGCGTCACTCCCGATGGCAAACCCTTACCGGACACCTCCGTCAGAAACGGCAGGCCGGATTGCACCAGGACTG GAAAATCTCAAACAAAGCGAAGGTCATCAGTTCGGGGGCAACGTAACAAAAGAA GTTGCACCAGAATTGACCGTGCTCAGTTCAATGggaatctaataaaaatattcagtgGAGAATATGATCGGGCGCGGTCTGATCAAGGGCCCGCCGCGGATCCCCGAACTGTTGCGGACTGGAAATTCAAGGAACTCGATCGGGATAGAGGTGGCACACTACAGAAGTCCGAATATCGGGGGCTACGACGACTCattaaaaag GTGGTTAAGCCGAAAAGATGCGCTCGTGCGTGGACTCGCGGCTGTGACGCGGACGGTGACAGCGAGATAGCGCGCTCAGAGTGGACCGCCTGCCTGCTGGCCAACCCCGAGCCACCCGCACCGGACT tctCTCTCCGTTTCTTCATGTCGTTGAATGCAGACGACGATAGCGGACCAGAGCCGGAGCCAGACTATAACGAAGAGGAGCCGCCGCCGGACCCGAGCTCTG TGTTACCTGGTATCATGAGGAACTCGTTTGCACCGGACGGCTCAGCCGCCAGAGAGGACGAAGCGAACGACTGCCTCACAGACCGACAGGCTGTGCTAGATGAACAG AAAGCGGGTAGTGCGGTGCTCTATGTACCGGAGTGCATGGGCGACGGACGGTATGCCAGGGCGCAATGCTACCGCTCTACCGGCTACTGCTGGTGCGTGCATCAGGATACCGGCAAGCCCATACCGGGCTCCTCGGTTAAGGACAAGAAACCCGACTGCGATGCAGCCCCGCAACACGCCAGTCCTATGAGAG GTTGTCCTGAACCAATGAAAACCAATTTCCTGCGTGACTTACTGGGTTTCTTCACATCGAAAATGACGACTTCGATCAACGGCACTGGACCGGG AGAAATGGTTAAGTGGGGCGCTTCGAAAGAGGAACAAGCGGCAACATGGACCTACGTCATGTTAGATAAGGACAAAAACAAGGCGTTGGAAAGGCGAGAGTGGAAGGCGTTCCATCAGCTCATATCGAACGTGGAACCTCTGAGGAGGTGCGGCCGGAAACTACCACGATACTGCGACGTGAACCACGACTCGAAAATCAGTATTACCGAATGGATGGCCTGTTTGGAAGTTAATCAAGTGTCGCACGGACATACGA cTGAAGCCACGAAAGTTCCTTCGAATCCGAGGAGGAAAGGACCGAATCCTTTAGAATCGATTCTCAAAGCGGACGACTAG
- the LOC124543313 gene encoding SPARC-related modular calcium-binding protein 1 isoform X2 yields MIINDLVVYIICINYIYYVTGAGTEEKTITQSSEACYHRVAACEANTGNNRPVCGTDGRNYPSKCHLMKAQCNGDTVTIAHRGPCSEGQSSCLTVLRYALNAQGGRRAAFVPRCRADGTYAAVQCAAAGAAAGCWCVTPDGKPLPDTSVRNGRPDCTRTGKSQTKRRSSVRGQRNKRSCTRIDRAQFNGNLIKIFSGEYDRARSDQGPAADPRTVADWKFKELDRDRGGTLQKSEYRGLRRLIKKVVKPKRCARAWTRGCDADGDSEIARSEWTACLLANPEPPAPDYDDSGPEPEPDYNEEEPPPDPSSVLPGIMRNSFAPDGSAAREDEANDCLTDRQAVLDEQKAGSAVLYVPECMGDGRYARAQCYRSTGYCWCVHQDTGKPIPGSSVKDKKPDCDAAPQHASPMRGCPEPMKTNFLRDLLGFFTSKMTTSINGTGPGEMVKWGASKEEQAATWTYVMLDKDKNKALERREWKAFHQLISNVEPLRRCGRKLPRYCDVNHDSKISITEWMACLEVNQVSHGHTTEATKVPSNPRRKGPNPLESILKADD; encoded by the exons ATGATTATCAATGATTtagttgtttatataatttgtattaattatatttattatgttaccgGCGCTGGCACGGAGGAgaag acAATTACCCAGAGCAGCGAAGCTTGTTATCATAGAGTTGCTGCATGTGAAGCGAACACCGGCAATAATCGGCCCGTCTGTGGAACGGACGGCCGAAATTACCCCTCTAAATGTCACCTTATGAAAGCTCAATGTAATGGAGACACGGTAACAATAGCACATAGAGGACCTTGTTCAG AGGGACAATCTTCGTGTTTAACGGTGTTACGGTACGCGTTAAACGCCCAAGGAGGACGTCGGGCGGCGTTCGTGCCGCGGTGCCGCGCCGACGGCACGTACGCGGCGGTGCAGTGCGCTGCCGCCGGCGCCGCTGCCGGCTGCTGGTGCGTCACTCCCGATGGCAAACCCTTACCGGACACCTCCGTCAGAAACGGCAGGCCGGATTGCACCAGGACTG GAAAATCTCAAACAAAGCGAAGGTCATCAGTTCGGGGGCAACGTAACAAAAGAA GTTGCACCAGAATTGACCGTGCTCAGTTCAATGggaatctaataaaaatattcagtgGAGAATATGATCGGGCGCGGTCTGATCAAGGGCCCGCCGCGGATCCCCGAACTGTTGCGGACTGGAAATTCAAGGAACTCGATCGGGATAGAGGTGGCACACTACAGAAGTCCGAATATCGGGGGCTACGACGACTCattaaaaag GTGGTTAAGCCGAAAAGATGCGCTCGTGCGTGGACTCGCGGCTGTGACGCGGACGGTGACAGCGAGATAGCGCGCTCAGAGTGGACCGCCTGCCTGCTGGCCAACCCCGAGCCACCCGCACCGGACT ACGACGATAGCGGACCAGAGCCGGAGCCAGACTATAACGAAGAGGAGCCGCCGCCGGACCCGAGCTCTG TGTTACCTGGTATCATGAGGAACTCGTTTGCACCGGACGGCTCAGCCGCCAGAGAGGACGAAGCGAACGACTGCCTCACAGACCGACAGGCTGTGCTAGATGAACAG AAAGCGGGTAGTGCGGTGCTCTATGTACCGGAGTGCATGGGCGACGGACGGTATGCCAGGGCGCAATGCTACCGCTCTACCGGCTACTGCTGGTGCGTGCATCAGGATACCGGCAAGCCCATACCGGGCTCCTCGGTTAAGGACAAGAAACCCGACTGCGATGCAGCCCCGCAACACGCCAGTCCTATGAGAG GTTGTCCTGAACCAATGAAAACCAATTTCCTGCGTGACTTACTGGGTTTCTTCACATCGAAAATGACGACTTCGATCAACGGCACTGGACCGGG AGAAATGGTTAAGTGGGGCGCTTCGAAAGAGGAACAAGCGGCAACATGGACCTACGTCATGTTAGATAAGGACAAAAACAAGGCGTTGGAAAGGCGAGAGTGGAAGGCGTTCCATCAGCTCATATCGAACGTGGAACCTCTGAGGAGGTGCGGCCGGAAACTACCACGATACTGCGACGTGAACCACGACTCGAAAATCAGTATTACCGAATGGATGGCCTGTTTGGAAGTTAATCAAGTGTCGCACGGACATACGA cTGAAGCCACGAAAGTTCCTTCGAATCCGAGGAGGAAAGGACCGAATCCTTTAGAATCGATTCTCAAAGCGGACGACTAG
- the LOC124543314 gene encoding uncharacterized protein LOC124543314 — protein MGFYFSDEKDLIGVRSVLDIRYIQILRRCLQTLSAWPGKEVGESESKYNYIGKIYIFLINLICLPPGVLYIKKYFGVIDFLELGHTYVTVFINITSLIRLLLIFMKSYKNLVGDFIKKIHLFNHKHLSEYAMSTYIKVHKVSHFFTMYLNTMVFIGIILFNATPIYKNISSGAFSNYKTGNVTFEHSVYFELPFDYKHNIKGYLVIFFFDWYMSFVCSSCFSNFDLLMSLMIFHICGHLLILIDNLKKFRRPSMKIMVDNIEYEWYSDEEMKLVSRDLRNIILHHNLIVEFIDRMSQTFGPVLYLYYMFHIINGCVLLLECSQMSAEALARYGTLTFVVFQQLIQISIVFELLGISSDKLIDAVYSVPWECMDKPNRQKVYIILIKSQRSLAIKAVDMVDVGVQTMALIIRTSLSYFIMLRTFAKDDIL, from the exons ATGGGATTTTATTTTAGCGATGAGAAAGATCTTAT CGGAGTTCGAAGTGTCCTGGACATAAGGTACATCCAAATATTACGACGTTGTCTACAAACTCTGAGTGCCTGGCCTGGTAAAGAAGTGGGCGAAAGTGAAtctaagtataattatattgggaaaatttatatatttttaattaaccttaTTTGTTTACCTCCTGGCGTgctttacataaaaaagtattttggaGTAATCGACTTTCTTGAATTGGGTCATACTTATgtaactgtttttattaatataacatcatTG atacgGCTTTTATTGATATTCATGAAAAGCTACAAAAATCTCGTGGgtgatttcataaaaaaaattcacttgTTTAACCACAAACACCTTTCCGAATACGCAATGTCG ACTTACATCAAAGTCCACAAGGTATcccatttttttacaatgtacTTAAATACTATGGTATTCATTGGTATTATCTTATTCAACGCTACGccgatttataaaaacatatcgtCTGGTGCATTTAGTAATTACAAAACAGGAAATGTGACATTCGAACACTCTGTATACTTTGAGCTGCCTTTTGATTATAAGCATAATATTAAAGGTTACTTGGTTATATTCTTTTTCGATTGGTACATGTCATTTGTTTGCTCCTCTTGTTTTTCTAACTTTGATCTTTTAATGTCGCTAATGATTTTCCATATCTGTGGACATTTGTTGATACTGATTGACAACCTCAAAAAATTTCGGAGACCTTCGATGAAGATCATGGTTGACAATATAGAATATGAATGGTATTCGGACGAAGAAATGAAACTCGTTTCCCGTGATCTGCGAAACATTATTTTACATCACAATCTGATAGTAGA atttatagaCAGAATGTCCCAAACTTTTGGTCCCGTATTATACCTTTACTATatgtttcatattataaatggatGTGTACTACTCTTGGAATGTTCTCAAATG aGTGCGGAAGCTTTGGCTCGTTATGGCACACTAACATTCGTGGTATTTcaacaattaatacaaatttcaaTTGTATTTGAGTTACTTGGAATATCG agtGACAAGTTAATTGATGCGGTGTACTCCGTACCTTGGGAGTGTATGGACAAACCGAATAGACAGaaagtttatataattcttataaaaagtCAAAGATCACTTGCAATTAAAGCGGTAGATATGGTGGATGTAGGAGTACAGACTATGGCGTTG ATAATAAGAACATCGCtgtcttattttataatgttacgCACATTTGCGAAAGATGACATCCTTTGA